The Fusobacterium pseudoperiodonticum DNA window GGGCAAAGAATTTATTAGTTTTAAGTTCTTATGAAATGGGAATATCTGAAAATTTTAAACCTTTCTTTTACTCAATTCGTGGAGTTAATAGCTTACAATTTGATATTAATGAAGTTAATTTAGATGAAGTAACTAAGAAAGATGAAAGAAAGATTTTATCTTATACAACTGATATAGCACCTTATAGACATTGTCCTATGAAATACTATTTAGTGAGAGAAAAAGAATATTCAACTTTTAGTAAAAAGATATTTAACTTAGGGATAATTACACATAAGGCTATAGAACATATCAATAAATTGTTTTTACAGAAAAAAAATCCTTTTTTAGATAATGAATATATAGAGAATTTAATAAAGAATATCTATAGATTTCAAAATATAGATTTAGATGACAACTTTGAAAGAATAATGTTTATAGTAAAGAAGTACATTGAAGATGAAAAAGATAACTTTGAATACATTAAAAAGGTTGAAGCTTCAGAATTTAGAATTGAAAATGACTACATTCTATATGGGCAGATAGATTTAATTTTAGAAGATGAAAATGAAATACAGATTATAGATTTTAAAACAGGTAAATACAATGAATTTGAGTATTCTTCTAATTATAGACAACAGTTATCATTGTATAAGTTGCTTCTTCAAAAAAAATATGATAAGGACATCAAAACTTATCTATACTATTTAGAAGAAGATGAACCTAAAAAAGAAATACTTATTACAGATGAAGAATTGGAAGAAGATTTTAAAAATATCAATAAAACAACTCAGAATATTTTGGACAATAAATTTCCTAAAATTCCCTATAATCATAATATTTGTGGGATTTGTGAATTTAAAAATTATTGTTGGGGGCTAGAATGAAAATAGTGCATTGTTCAGATTTACATCTAGGTAAAAAAGTCAGTGGAAATAGAGAATATGTAAAAAAAAGATATGAGGATTTCTTTTCTGCTTTTGAAAACTTCATTGCTAAGGTGAAAGAAATAAATCCTGATGTTTGTATAATTGCTGGGGATATCTTTGATAAGAAGGAAATAAGTCCTGACATACTTTCTAAAACTGAAAATTTATTTAAAGAATTGAGAAGCTATGTAAAAAAAGAAGTGATAGCTATTGAAGGAAATCATGATAATTCAAAAGCTTTAGAAGATTCTTGGTTAGAATATTTGCATGAACAATCTCTTTTAAAAGTTTTCTATTTCAATAAAAATTTCGAAGAAGAAAACTACCTAAAAATAGAAAATATAAACTTTTACCCTGTTGGATATCCTGGTTTTATGATAGATGAAGCTTTAAGAAAGCTTTCTGAAAAATTAAATTCAGATGAAAAGAATATAGTCATAGTCCATACAGGAATTTCAGCTGGAGAAAATACTCTACCTGGACTAGTTTCAACTTCTATATTAGATTTATTTAAAGATAAGGCTATTTATGTTGCAGGTGGACATATACATTCTTTTTCAACTTATCCAAAGGAAAAACCTTTCTTTTTTGTTCCAGGTTCTTTAGAGTTTTCTAATGTCCAAAATGAAAAATCAGATAGAAAAGGTTTTATTCTCTTTGATACTGATAGTTTAGAACATGAATTTATAGAATTAGAGCATAGAAAAAGAGTGCAAAAGAACTTTATATACGATGATTCAACGAATATAGAAGCTGAGTTTGAAGCCTTTGTTAAAGAATTAAATCTAACAGGTGAAGAAATTTTAGTCATTTCTATAGGAATAAAGAATAATGAGTATATAAATCTTGAAAACCTAGAAAATATTGCTGAAAACAATGGTGCTTTAAAAACCCATATACTTATTAAAAATATCTTATCTATTGGAAATAGTGAAGAAGCTACTTCTGATTTAAGTATAGAAGAATTAGAAAAAAATCTTATATCTGATTGGAATATCTCAAATATTGAGAAATTTTCTGCAAGTTTTTCTGAGCTTAAAGAATTATTTTCAAATGGTGATAGAGATAGCTTTTTAGAATTGTTTGATAAGACTTTGGAGGTGAATGAAGATGATAATTAAAAGAGTTAAACTTGAAAATTATCGTTCTCATTCAAATACAACTGTTGATTTTTCTAAGGGAGTT harbors:
- a CDS encoding metallophosphoesterase family protein, encoding MKIVHCSDLHLGKKVSGNREYVKKRYEDFFSAFENFIAKVKEINPDVCIIAGDIFDKKEISPDILSKTENLFKELRSYVKKEVIAIEGNHDNSKALEDSWLEYLHEQSLLKVFYFNKNFEEENYLKIENINFYPVGYPGFMIDEALRKLSEKLNSDEKNIVIVHTGISAGENTLPGLVSTSILDLFKDKAIYVAGGHIHSFSTYPKEKPFFFVPGSLEFSNVQNEKSDRKGFILFDTDSLEHEFIELEHRKRVQKNFIYDDSTNIEAEFEAFVKELNLTGEEILVISIGIKNNEYINLENLENIAENNGALKTHILIKNILSIGNSEEATSDLSIEELEKNLISDWNISNIEKFSASFSELKELFSNGDRDSFLELFDKTLEVNEDDN